One part of the Falco peregrinus isolate bFalPer1 chromosome 14, bFalPer1.pri, whole genome shotgun sequence genome encodes these proteins:
- the MBTPS1 gene encoding membrane-bound transcription factor site-1 protease isoform X1, whose amino-acid sequence MKPFSSLTMKFANIWFVLVVILLCGKKHFGTRLGNSSQEAHICPGCSRLTLKVEFTSTVVEHEYIVAFNGYFTAKARSKFISSALKSSDIENWRIVPRNNPASDYPSDFEVIQINEKQKDGVLTLEDHPNIKRVTPQRKVFRSLKYSESDPTLHCNETRWTQKWQSSRPLRRASLSLGSGFWHATGRHSSRRLLRAIPRQVAQTLQADVLWQMGYTGAGVRVAVFDTGLSEKHPHFKNVKERTNWTNERTLDDGLGHGTFVAGVIASMRECQGFAPNAELHIFRVFTNNQVSYTSWFLDAFNYAILKKIDVLNLSIGGPDFMDHPFVDKVWELTANNVIMVSAIGNDGPLYGTLNNPADQMDVIGVGGIDFEDNIARFSSRGMTTWELPGGYGRVKPDIVTYGSGVRGSGMKGGCRSLSGTSVASPVVAGAVTLLVSTVQKREMVNPASMKQALIASARRLPGVNMFEQGHGKLDLLRAYQILNSYKPQASLSPSYIDLTECPYMWPYCSQPIYYGGMPTIVNVTILNGMGVTGRIVDKPDWQPYLPQNGDNIEVAFSYSSVLWPWSGYLAISISVAKKAASWEGIAQGHVMITVSSPAENESKNGAEQTSTVKLPIKVKIIPTPPRSKRVLWDQYHNLRYPPGYFPRDNLRMKNDPLDWNGDHIHTNFRDMYQHLRSMGYFVEVLGSPFTCFDASQYGTLLMVDSEEEYFPEEITKLRRDVDNGLSLIVFSDWYNTSVMRKVKFYDENTRQWWMPDTGGANIPALNDLLSVWNMAFSDGLYEGDFTMANHEMNYASGCSIAKFPEDGIVIAQTFKDQGLEVLKQETAVIENVPILGLYQVPSEGGGRIVLYGDSNCLDDSHRQKDCFWLLDSLLQYTSYGVTPPSLSHSENRQRPPSGAGYSLPERMEGNHLHRYSKVLEAHLGDPKPRSLPACPHLSWAKPQPLNETAPSNLWKHQKLLSIDLDKVALPSFRQNRPQVRPLSPGESGAWDIPGGIMPGRYNQDVGQTIPVFAFLGAMVVLAFFVVQINKAKSRPKRRKPRVKRPQLMQQVHPPKTPSV is encoded by the exons ATGaaaccattttcttctttgaccATGAAGTTTGCAAACATCTGGTTTGTTCTGGTTGTTATTTTACTCTGTGGCAAAAAACACTTCGGTACCAGACTAGGGAATTCCTCTCAGGAGGCTCATATATGTCCTGGATGTTCTCGCCTTACTTTGAAAGTGGAATTCACTTCAACAGTCGTGGAGCACG AGTATATTGTGGCTTTTAATGGATACTTCACAGCTAAAGCTAGAAGTAAATTTATTTCAAGTGCACTAAAGAGTAGTGATATTGAGAACTGGAGGATTGTACCTCGCAACAACCCAGCCAGTGACTATCCTAGTGATTTTGAAGTTATTCAGAtcaatgagaaacagaaagatggAGTATTGACACTGGAAGATCATCCAAACATCAAGCGTGTAACACCTCAACGTAAGGTCTTCCGATCACTCAAGTATTCGGAGT CTGATCCAACGTTGCACTGCAATGAAACCAGATGGACTCAAAAATGGCAGTCATCTCGTCCCTTGAGAAGAGCAAGTCTTTCTTTAGGTTCTGGCTTCTGGCATGCAACAGGTCGACACTCAAGCAGGCGTTTGCTGAGAGCTATCCCTCGCCAAGTTGCTCAGACCTTGCAGGCAGACGTCCTCTGGCAGATGGGTTACACAG GTGCTGGTGTAAGAGTAGCGGTGTTTGACACTGGTCTGAGTGAGAAACATCCACATTTCAAAAATGTAAAGGAGAGAACAAACTGGACGAATGAGAGGACCTTGGATGACG GTTTAGGCCATGGGACTTTTGTAGCAGGTGTGATAGCCAGCATGAGAGAATGCCAGGGATTTGCTCCAAATGCAGAACTGCACATTTTTAGAGTGTTCACCAATAACCAG GTCTCATATACATCTTGGTTTCTGGATGCCTTTAATTATGCAATTTTAAAGAAGATAGATGTATTGAATCTAAGTATTGGTGGGCCAGACTTCATGGATCATCCATTCGTTGACAAA GTATGGGAATTGACGGCCAACAATGTTATCATGGTCTCTGCTATTGGCAATGATGGCCCTTTGTATGG GACTCTCAATAACCCTGCTGACCAGATGGATGTGATTGGAGTAGGTGGCATTGACTTTGAAGATAATATAGCTCGCTTTTCATCTAGGGGAATGACCACTTGG GAGCTGCCTGGAGGTTATGGTAGAGTGAAGCCTGATATTGTTACTTACGGCTCTGGAGTGAGAGGTTCTGGTATGAAAGGTGGATGTCGCTCGCTCTCTGGGACAAGTGTAGCGTCTCCTGTGGTGGCAGGTGCTGTTACTTTGTTAGTGAG CACAGTTCAGAAGCGTGAAATGGTGAATCCAGCTAGTATGAAGCAGGCACTTATTGCATCAGCACGTAGACTTCCTGGAGTCAACATGTTTGAACAAGGACATGGCAAGTTGGATCTTCTGAGAGCTTATCAGATCCTCAACAGCTATAAACCACAGGCCAG TTTGAGTCCAAGCTATATTGACTTGACGGAATGTCCCTACATGTGGCCATATTGTTCTCAGCCCATATATTACGGAGGGATGCCAACCATTGTTAATGTTACTATCCTTAATGGTATGGGAGTCACTGGGAGAATTGTAGACAAG CCAGACTGGCAACCTTATCTCCCCCAAAATGGGGATAATATTGAAGTGGCTTTCTCATATTCCTCTGTGTTGTGGCCTTGGTCTGGATACTTAGCAATTTCCATCTCTGTAGCAAAGAAAGCAGCATCATGGGAAGGCATTGCTCAAGGTCATGTTATGATCACAGTGTCATCCCctgcagaaaatgaa TCTAAGAATGGTGCAGAGCAGACTTCAACGGTGAAGCTTCCAATAAAAGTGAAGATTATTCCTACTCCACCTCGTAGTAAGCGAGTCCTTTGGGATCAATATCATAATCTCCGTTATCCACCAGGATACTTCCCCAGGGATAATTTGAGGATGAAGAATGATCCATTAGATTG GAACGGTGATCATATCCACACAAACTTCAGAGACATGTACCAGCACCTAAGGAGCATGGGGTACTTTGTTGAAGTACTTGGTTCCCCATTTACATGTTTTGATGCAAGCCAGTATG GGACTTTACTGATGGTGGACAGTGAGGAGGAGTATTTTCCTGAAGAGATCACCAAACTGAGGAGGGATGTTGATAATGGACTTTCACTTATTGTGTTCAGTGACTGGTACAACACATCCGTGATGAGAAAAGTCAAGTTTTATGATGAAAACACAAG ACAGTGGTGGATGCCTGATACTGGAGGTGCTAATATCCCAGCTCTCAATGATCTGCTTTCTGTCTGGAATATGGCCTTTAGTGATGGGCTGTATGAAGGTGATTTTACCATGGCAAATCATGAAA TGAATTATGCATCAGGCTGCAGTATTGCAAAGTTTCCAGAAGATGGCATTGTCATTGCACAGACTTTTAAGGATCAAG GTCTTGAAGTTTTAAAACAGGAGACCGCTGTAATTGAAAATGTCCCTATTTTGGGACTTTACCAAGTTCCTTCTGAAGGTGGTGGCAGAATAGTTTTGTACGGTGATTCTAATTGCTTGGATGACAGCCATCGACAGAAAG ATTGCTTTTGGCTCCTGGATTCCCTCCTGCAGTACACTTCTTACGGGGTGACACCGCCAAGTCTCAGCCATTCTGAAAACAGGCAGCGACCTCCGTCAGGAGCAGGCTACTCTCTTCCCGAGCGGATGGAAG GTAACCATTTGCATCGATACTCAAAGGTGCTCGAGGCTCACTTAGGAGACCCTAAACCCCGGTCCCTTCCTGCTTGTCCTCACCTGTCCTGGGCCAAACCACAGCCTTTGAATGAAACTGCCCCCAG CAACCTTTGGAAACATCAAAAGTTACTGTCAATTGACCTTGATAAAGTGGCTCTGCCCAGTTTTCGACAGAACAGACCCCAAGTGAGACCATTGTCCCCTGGAGAAAGTGGAGCATGGGACATTCCTGGAG GTATAATGCCTGGCCGGTACAACCAGGATGTAGGACAGACTATTCCggtctttgcttttcttggtgCCATGGTGGTTCTGGCGTTCTTTGTGGTGCAGATCAACAAAGCGAAGAGCAGGCCAAAGAGACGGAAGCCACGAGTGAAACGACCACAGCTTATGCAACAGGTTCATCCACCAAAGACACCTTCTGTGTGA
- the SLC38A8 gene encoding putative sodium-coupled neutral amino acid transporter 8 isoform X1: protein MERAGERRPLLPAAGSAGLSSAGAVCILLKSALGAGLLSFPWAFSRAGGAAPALLVELGSLVFLVSGLAVLGYAAALSAQPTYQGVVRAVCGAAAGKLCEVCFLLNLFMISVALLRVVGDQLEKLCDSLYPNGTLSGTPPPTPWYTDQRFTLSALCILVIFPLSVPREIGFQKYSSILGTLAACYLTLVIVLKYHLQAESLGSPEPPQPSRASSWASVFSVIPTICFGFQCHEACVAIYSSMRNRSFSHWVTVSVLSMLICLLIYSLTAGLYGYLTFGEAVASDVLMSYPGNDPVVIVARLLFGVSIVTIYPIVVLLGRSVVRDVWATPKCGAAVVPEEHEQRSRVMLTVTWMAATLAIALFVPDIGKVIELIGGISAFFIFIFPGLCLVCMTGTHTLGPRKKAALITWGVLSVLGGAFVCGQSAALAVLGLLH from the exons aTGGAGCGGGCGGGCGAGCGCCGGCCCCTGCTGCCggccgcgggcagcgccgggctcTCCTCCGCCGGCGCCGTCTGCATCCTGCTGAAGTCGGCGCTGGGCGCGGGGCTGCTGAGCTTCCCCTGGGCCTTCAGcagggccggcggggccgcccccgccctcCTGGTGGAGCTG GGCTCACTGGTCTTCCTGGTGAGCGGGCTGGCGGTGCTGGGCTACGCGGCGGCCCTCAGTGCCCAACCCACCTACCAAGGGGTCGTCCGGGCGGTGtgcggggcagcggcggggaaGCTCTGTGAGGTCTgcttcctcctcaacctcttCATGATCTCCGTGGCCCTCCTCAGGGTGGTGGGCGATCAGCTGGAGAAAC TGTGTGACTCCCTGTACCCCAACGGGACGCTGAGCGGGACCCCCCCGCCAACCCCCTGGTACACGGACCAGCGCTTCACCCTCTCAGCTCTCTGCATCCTCGTCATCTTCCCGCTCTCCGTCCCCAGGGAAATCGGCTTTCAGAAGTACTCCAG CATCCTGGGCACGCTGGCTGCCTGCTACCTCACCCTGGTCATCGTCCTGAAATACCACCTGCAGGCAGAGAGCCTGGGCTCacctgagcccccccagccctccag GGCCTCCTCCTGGGCCTCCGTCTTCAGCGTCATCCCCACCATCTGCTTCGGCTTCCAG TGCCATGAAGCCTGCGTGGCCATCTACAGCAGCATGCGCAACCGGAGCTTCTCCCACTGGGTCACCGTCTCCGTGCTCTCCATGCTCATCTGCCTACTCATCTACTCCCTCACTG CAGGGCTCTACGGCTACCTGACCTTCGGCGAGGCCGTGGCGTCCGATGTCCTGATGTCCTACCCAGGGAACGACCCGGTCGTCATCGTCGCCCGCCTGCTCTTCGGTGTCTCCATCGTCACCATCTACCCCATcgtggtgctgctgggcag GTCGGTGGTGCGGGATGTGTGGGCAACCCCCAAGTGTGGGGCTGCGGTGGTGCCTGAGGAGCATGAGCAGCGGAGCCGGGTGATGCTGACGGTCACCTGGATGGCCGCCACCCTCGCCATCGCGCTGTTCGTCCCAGACATCGGCAAGGTCATTGAGCTCATTGGGGGCATCAGCgccttcttcatcttcatcttccCAG ggctgtgcctggtgTGCATGACTGGGACCCACACTCTTGGGCCACGCAAAAA
- the MBTPS1 gene encoding membrane-bound transcription factor site-1 protease isoform X2, which yields MKPFSSLTMKFANIWFVLVVILLCGKKHFGTRLGNSSQEAHICPGCSRLTLKVEFTSTVVEHEYIVAFNGYFTAKARSKFISSALKSSDIENWRIVPRNNPASDYPSDFEVIQINEKQKDGVLTLEDHPNIKRVTPQRKVFRSLKYSESDPTLHCNETRWTQKWQSSRPLRRASLSLGSGFWHATGRHSSRRLLRAIPRQVAQTLQADVLWQMGYTGAGVRVAVFDTGLSEKHPHFKNVKERTNWTNERTLDDGLGHGTFVAGVIASMRECQGFAPNAELHIFRVFTNNQVWELTANNVIMVSAIGNDGPLYGTLNNPADQMDVIGVGGIDFEDNIARFSSRGMTTWELPGGYGRVKPDIVTYGSGVRGSGMKGGCRSLSGTSVASPVVAGAVTLLVSTVQKREMVNPASMKQALIASARRLPGVNMFEQGHGKLDLLRAYQILNSYKPQASLSPSYIDLTECPYMWPYCSQPIYYGGMPTIVNVTILNGMGVTGRIVDKPDWQPYLPQNGDNIEVAFSYSSVLWPWSGYLAISISVAKKAASWEGIAQGHVMITVSSPAENESKNGAEQTSTVKLPIKVKIIPTPPRSKRVLWDQYHNLRYPPGYFPRDNLRMKNDPLDWNGDHIHTNFRDMYQHLRSMGYFVEVLGSPFTCFDASQYGTLLMVDSEEEYFPEEITKLRRDVDNGLSLIVFSDWYNTSVMRKVKFYDENTRQWWMPDTGGANIPALNDLLSVWNMAFSDGLYEGDFTMANHEMNYASGCSIAKFPEDGIVIAQTFKDQGLEVLKQETAVIENVPILGLYQVPSEGGGRIVLYGDSNCLDDSHRQKDCFWLLDSLLQYTSYGVTPPSLSHSENRQRPPSGAGYSLPERMEGNHLHRYSKVLEAHLGDPKPRSLPACPHLSWAKPQPLNETAPSNLWKHQKLLSIDLDKVALPSFRQNRPQVRPLSPGESGAWDIPGGIMPGRYNQDVGQTIPVFAFLGAMVVLAFFVVQINKAKSRPKRRKPRVKRPQLMQQVHPPKTPSV from the exons ATGaaaccattttcttctttgaccATGAAGTTTGCAAACATCTGGTTTGTTCTGGTTGTTATTTTACTCTGTGGCAAAAAACACTTCGGTACCAGACTAGGGAATTCCTCTCAGGAGGCTCATATATGTCCTGGATGTTCTCGCCTTACTTTGAAAGTGGAATTCACTTCAACAGTCGTGGAGCACG AGTATATTGTGGCTTTTAATGGATACTTCACAGCTAAAGCTAGAAGTAAATTTATTTCAAGTGCACTAAAGAGTAGTGATATTGAGAACTGGAGGATTGTACCTCGCAACAACCCAGCCAGTGACTATCCTAGTGATTTTGAAGTTATTCAGAtcaatgagaaacagaaagatggAGTATTGACACTGGAAGATCATCCAAACATCAAGCGTGTAACACCTCAACGTAAGGTCTTCCGATCACTCAAGTATTCGGAGT CTGATCCAACGTTGCACTGCAATGAAACCAGATGGACTCAAAAATGGCAGTCATCTCGTCCCTTGAGAAGAGCAAGTCTTTCTTTAGGTTCTGGCTTCTGGCATGCAACAGGTCGACACTCAAGCAGGCGTTTGCTGAGAGCTATCCCTCGCCAAGTTGCTCAGACCTTGCAGGCAGACGTCCTCTGGCAGATGGGTTACACAG GTGCTGGTGTAAGAGTAGCGGTGTTTGACACTGGTCTGAGTGAGAAACATCCACATTTCAAAAATGTAAAGGAGAGAACAAACTGGACGAATGAGAGGACCTTGGATGACG GTTTAGGCCATGGGACTTTTGTAGCAGGTGTGATAGCCAGCATGAGAGAATGCCAGGGATTTGCTCCAAATGCAGAACTGCACATTTTTAGAGTGTTCACCAATAACCAG GTATGGGAATTGACGGCCAACAATGTTATCATGGTCTCTGCTATTGGCAATGATGGCCCTTTGTATGG GACTCTCAATAACCCTGCTGACCAGATGGATGTGATTGGAGTAGGTGGCATTGACTTTGAAGATAATATAGCTCGCTTTTCATCTAGGGGAATGACCACTTGG GAGCTGCCTGGAGGTTATGGTAGAGTGAAGCCTGATATTGTTACTTACGGCTCTGGAGTGAGAGGTTCTGGTATGAAAGGTGGATGTCGCTCGCTCTCTGGGACAAGTGTAGCGTCTCCTGTGGTGGCAGGTGCTGTTACTTTGTTAGTGAG CACAGTTCAGAAGCGTGAAATGGTGAATCCAGCTAGTATGAAGCAGGCACTTATTGCATCAGCACGTAGACTTCCTGGAGTCAACATGTTTGAACAAGGACATGGCAAGTTGGATCTTCTGAGAGCTTATCAGATCCTCAACAGCTATAAACCACAGGCCAG TTTGAGTCCAAGCTATATTGACTTGACGGAATGTCCCTACATGTGGCCATATTGTTCTCAGCCCATATATTACGGAGGGATGCCAACCATTGTTAATGTTACTATCCTTAATGGTATGGGAGTCACTGGGAGAATTGTAGACAAG CCAGACTGGCAACCTTATCTCCCCCAAAATGGGGATAATATTGAAGTGGCTTTCTCATATTCCTCTGTGTTGTGGCCTTGGTCTGGATACTTAGCAATTTCCATCTCTGTAGCAAAGAAAGCAGCATCATGGGAAGGCATTGCTCAAGGTCATGTTATGATCACAGTGTCATCCCctgcagaaaatgaa TCTAAGAATGGTGCAGAGCAGACTTCAACGGTGAAGCTTCCAATAAAAGTGAAGATTATTCCTACTCCACCTCGTAGTAAGCGAGTCCTTTGGGATCAATATCATAATCTCCGTTATCCACCAGGATACTTCCCCAGGGATAATTTGAGGATGAAGAATGATCCATTAGATTG GAACGGTGATCATATCCACACAAACTTCAGAGACATGTACCAGCACCTAAGGAGCATGGGGTACTTTGTTGAAGTACTTGGTTCCCCATTTACATGTTTTGATGCAAGCCAGTATG GGACTTTACTGATGGTGGACAGTGAGGAGGAGTATTTTCCTGAAGAGATCACCAAACTGAGGAGGGATGTTGATAATGGACTTTCACTTATTGTGTTCAGTGACTGGTACAACACATCCGTGATGAGAAAAGTCAAGTTTTATGATGAAAACACAAG ACAGTGGTGGATGCCTGATACTGGAGGTGCTAATATCCCAGCTCTCAATGATCTGCTTTCTGTCTGGAATATGGCCTTTAGTGATGGGCTGTATGAAGGTGATTTTACCATGGCAAATCATGAAA TGAATTATGCATCAGGCTGCAGTATTGCAAAGTTTCCAGAAGATGGCATTGTCATTGCACAGACTTTTAAGGATCAAG GTCTTGAAGTTTTAAAACAGGAGACCGCTGTAATTGAAAATGTCCCTATTTTGGGACTTTACCAAGTTCCTTCTGAAGGTGGTGGCAGAATAGTTTTGTACGGTGATTCTAATTGCTTGGATGACAGCCATCGACAGAAAG ATTGCTTTTGGCTCCTGGATTCCCTCCTGCAGTACACTTCTTACGGGGTGACACCGCCAAGTCTCAGCCATTCTGAAAACAGGCAGCGACCTCCGTCAGGAGCAGGCTACTCTCTTCCCGAGCGGATGGAAG GTAACCATTTGCATCGATACTCAAAGGTGCTCGAGGCTCACTTAGGAGACCCTAAACCCCGGTCCCTTCCTGCTTGTCCTCACCTGTCCTGGGCCAAACCACAGCCTTTGAATGAAACTGCCCCCAG CAACCTTTGGAAACATCAAAAGTTACTGTCAATTGACCTTGATAAAGTGGCTCTGCCCAGTTTTCGACAGAACAGACCCCAAGTGAGACCATTGTCCCCTGGAGAAAGTGGAGCATGGGACATTCCTGGAG GTATAATGCCTGGCCGGTACAACCAGGATGTAGGACAGACTATTCCggtctttgcttttcttggtgCCATGGTGGTTCTGGCGTTCTTTGTGGTGCAGATCAACAAAGCGAAGAGCAGGCCAAAGAGACGGAAGCCACGAGTGAAACGACCACAGCTTATGCAACAGGTTCATCCACCAAAGACACCTTCTGTGTGA
- the SLC38A8 gene encoding putative sodium-coupled neutral amino acid transporter 8 isoform X3: MERAGERRPLLPAAGSAGLSSAGAVCILLKSALGAGLLSFPWAFSRAGGAAPALLVELGSLVFLVSGLAVLGYAAALSAQPTYQGVVRAVCGAAAGKLCEVCFLLNLFMISVALLRVVGDQLEKLCDSLYPNGTLSGTPPPTPWYTDQRFTLSALCILVIFPLSVPREIGFQKYSRASSWASVFSVIPTICFGFQCHEACVAIYSSMRNRSFSHWVTVSVLSMLICLLIYSLTAGLYGYLTFGEAVASDVLMSYPGNDPVVIVARLLFGVSIVTIYPIVVLLGRSVVRDVWATPKCGAAVVPEEHEQRSRVMLTVTWMAATLAIALFVPDIGKVIELIGGISAFFIFIFPGLCLVCMTGTHTLGPRKKAALITWGVLSVLGGAFVCGQSAALAVLGLLH; the protein is encoded by the exons aTGGAGCGGGCGGGCGAGCGCCGGCCCCTGCTGCCggccgcgggcagcgccgggctcTCCTCCGCCGGCGCCGTCTGCATCCTGCTGAAGTCGGCGCTGGGCGCGGGGCTGCTGAGCTTCCCCTGGGCCTTCAGcagggccggcggggccgcccccgccctcCTGGTGGAGCTG GGCTCACTGGTCTTCCTGGTGAGCGGGCTGGCGGTGCTGGGCTACGCGGCGGCCCTCAGTGCCCAACCCACCTACCAAGGGGTCGTCCGGGCGGTGtgcggggcagcggcggggaaGCTCTGTGAGGTCTgcttcctcctcaacctcttCATGATCTCCGTGGCCCTCCTCAGGGTGGTGGGCGATCAGCTGGAGAAAC TGTGTGACTCCCTGTACCCCAACGGGACGCTGAGCGGGACCCCCCCGCCAACCCCCTGGTACACGGACCAGCGCTTCACCCTCTCAGCTCTCTGCATCCTCGTCATCTTCCCGCTCTCCGTCCCCAGGGAAATCGGCTTTCAGAAGTACTCCAG GGCCTCCTCCTGGGCCTCCGTCTTCAGCGTCATCCCCACCATCTGCTTCGGCTTCCAG TGCCATGAAGCCTGCGTGGCCATCTACAGCAGCATGCGCAACCGGAGCTTCTCCCACTGGGTCACCGTCTCCGTGCTCTCCATGCTCATCTGCCTACTCATCTACTCCCTCACTG CAGGGCTCTACGGCTACCTGACCTTCGGCGAGGCCGTGGCGTCCGATGTCCTGATGTCCTACCCAGGGAACGACCCGGTCGTCATCGTCGCCCGCCTGCTCTTCGGTGTCTCCATCGTCACCATCTACCCCATcgtggtgctgctgggcag GTCGGTGGTGCGGGATGTGTGGGCAACCCCCAAGTGTGGGGCTGCGGTGGTGCCTGAGGAGCATGAGCAGCGGAGCCGGGTGATGCTGACGGTCACCTGGATGGCCGCCACCCTCGCCATCGCGCTGTTCGTCCCAGACATCGGCAAGGTCATTGAGCTCATTGGGGGCATCAGCgccttcttcatcttcatcttccCAG ggctgtgcctggtgTGCATGACTGGGACCCACACTCTTGGGCCACGCAAAAA
- the SLC38A8 gene encoding putative sodium-coupled neutral amino acid transporter 8 isoform X2, whose product MERAGERRPLLPAAGSAGLSSAGAVCILLKSALGAGLLSFPWAFSRAGGAAPALLVELGSLVFLVSGLAVLGYAAALSAQPTYQGVVRAVCGAAAGKLCEVCFLLNLFMISVALLRVVGDQLEKLCDSLYPNGTLSGTPPPTPWYTDQRFTLSALCILVIFPLSVPREIGFQKYSSILGTLAACYLTLVIVLKYHLQAESLGSPEPPQPSRASSWASVFSVIPTICFGFQCHEACVAIYSSMRNRSFSHWVTVSVLSMLICLLIYSLTGLYGYLTFGEAVASDVLMSYPGNDPVVIVARLLFGVSIVTIYPIVVLLGRSVVRDVWATPKCGAAVVPEEHEQRSRVMLTVTWMAATLAIALFVPDIGKVIELIGGISAFFIFIFPGLCLVCMTGTHTLGPRKKAALITWGVLSVLGGAFVCGQSAALAVLGLLH is encoded by the exons aTGGAGCGGGCGGGCGAGCGCCGGCCCCTGCTGCCggccgcgggcagcgccgggctcTCCTCCGCCGGCGCCGTCTGCATCCTGCTGAAGTCGGCGCTGGGCGCGGGGCTGCTGAGCTTCCCCTGGGCCTTCAGcagggccggcggggccgcccccgccctcCTGGTGGAGCTG GGCTCACTGGTCTTCCTGGTGAGCGGGCTGGCGGTGCTGGGCTACGCGGCGGCCCTCAGTGCCCAACCCACCTACCAAGGGGTCGTCCGGGCGGTGtgcggggcagcggcggggaaGCTCTGTGAGGTCTgcttcctcctcaacctcttCATGATCTCCGTGGCCCTCCTCAGGGTGGTGGGCGATCAGCTGGAGAAAC TGTGTGACTCCCTGTACCCCAACGGGACGCTGAGCGGGACCCCCCCGCCAACCCCCTGGTACACGGACCAGCGCTTCACCCTCTCAGCTCTCTGCATCCTCGTCATCTTCCCGCTCTCCGTCCCCAGGGAAATCGGCTTTCAGAAGTACTCCAG CATCCTGGGCACGCTGGCTGCCTGCTACCTCACCCTGGTCATCGTCCTGAAATACCACCTGCAGGCAGAGAGCCTGGGCTCacctgagcccccccagccctccag GGCCTCCTCCTGGGCCTCCGTCTTCAGCGTCATCCCCACCATCTGCTTCGGCTTCCAG TGCCATGAAGCCTGCGTGGCCATCTACAGCAGCATGCGCAACCGGAGCTTCTCCCACTGGGTCACCGTCTCCGTGCTCTCCATGCTCATCTGCCTACTCATCTACTCCCTCACTG GGCTCTACGGCTACCTGACCTTCGGCGAGGCCGTGGCGTCCGATGTCCTGATGTCCTACCCAGGGAACGACCCGGTCGTCATCGTCGCCCGCCTGCTCTTCGGTGTCTCCATCGTCACCATCTACCCCATcgtggtgctgctgggcag GTCGGTGGTGCGGGATGTGTGGGCAACCCCCAAGTGTGGGGCTGCGGTGGTGCCTGAGGAGCATGAGCAGCGGAGCCGGGTGATGCTGACGGTCACCTGGATGGCCGCCACCCTCGCCATCGCGCTGTTCGTCCCAGACATCGGCAAGGTCATTGAGCTCATTGGGGGCATCAGCgccttcttcatcttcatcttccCAG ggctgtgcctggtgTGCATGACTGGGACCCACACTCTTGGGCCACGCAAAAA